A genomic window from Hirundo rustica isolate bHirRus1 chromosome 36, bHirRus1.pri.v3, whole genome shotgun sequence includes:
- the LOC120764743 gene encoding E3 ubiquitin-protein ligase TRIM39-like, with product MAERGPAEQLRAEASCSLCLGLFQDPVSIHCGHNFCRGCIERCWESSRDSFPCPRCRETAPEPSLRPNRELAGIIRIAQRLSLRRGPGAGERLCQKHGQALKLFCEEEQIPVCRVCRESQDHRLHAAVPIEEAAQEHKEKFQAHAQTLKDRREKMLGLKAAEEGKSLDLLERVDAERQKLRAQVKELHQLLEGQEQLLLGRLAKLDREIVRRQEENISRLSEQISSLGQQIQELEDKCQQPPWELLQDSRDILSRLEKQSAPEPAETSPELAEEPSGLPQENVTLKEMLKKFQVSLTLDPDTAHPRLALSQDGKCVRWEDTRRAVPDHPKRFDSSRCVLGRQGFGSGRHYWEVQVGDGAAWAVGVAKESVRRKGRISVKPELGIWAVGQCGSQCQALTSPTVPISLPEAPEVVGVYLDYEAGRVAFFDSRREIPMFTYPPTSFGGERVLPLLCLGRGCRFTLLP from the exons ATGGccgagcgcggccccgccgagcaGCTTCGCGCTGAAGCCTCCTGCTCGCTGTGCCTCGGCCTCTTCCAGGACCCCGTGTCCATCCACTGCGGCCACAACTTCTGCCGGGGCTGCATCGAGcgctgctgggagagctcccGGGACAGCTTCCCGTGCCCGCGCTGCAGGGAGACGGCCCCGGAGCCGAGCCTGAGACCCAACCGGGAGCTGGCCGGGATCATCCGGATCGCGCAGCGCCTCAGCCTGCGGCGGGGGCCCGGGGCGGGGGAGCGGCTCTGCCAGAAGCACGGCCAGGCTCTGAAGCTCTTCTGCGAGGAGGAGCAGATCCCCGTGTGCCGCGTGTGCCGCGAGTCCCAGGATCACCGGCTCCACGCCGCCGTGCCCATCGAGGAAGCGGCGCAGGAGCACAAG GAGAAATTCCAGGCTCACGCGCAGACCCTCAAGGACAGGAGAGAAAAGATGCTGGGGCTGAAAGCGGcggaggaaggaaaaagcttGGACTTGCTC GAGCGGGTGGACGCCGAGCGGCAGAAGCTCCGGGCACAGGTCAAGGAGCTGCACCAGCtcctggaggggcaggagcagctcctcctcggCCGACTGGCAAAGCTGGACCGGGAGATCGTGCggaggcaggaggagaacaTCAGCAGGCTCTCGGAGCAGATCTCCTCCCTGGGCCAGCagatccaggagctggaggacaAGTGCCAGCAGCCGCCCTGGGAACTCCTGCAG gacagcagagaCATCCTGAGCAG GCTGGAGAAGCAGAGCGCCCCAGAGCCAGCGGAGACTTcgccagagctggcagaggaacCCTCAGGGCTGCCCCAGGAAAACGTCACCCTCAAAGAGATGCTGAAGAAGTTCCAAG TGAGCCTGACGCTGGATCCGGACACGGCCCATCCCCGGCTCGCCCTGTCCCAGGATGGGAAGTGCGTCCGCTGGGAAGACACCCGCAGGGCCGTCCCCGACCACCCCAAACGCTTCGACTCCTCGCGCTGCGTCCTGGGCCGCCAGGGCTTCGGCTCCGGCCGGCACTACTGGGAGGTGCAGGTGGGCGACGGGGCCGCCTGGGCCGTCGGCGTGGCCAAGGAATCCGTGCGCAGGAAGGGCCGGATCAGCGTCAAGCCCGAGCTGGGGATCTGGGCCGTGGGGCAGTGCGGGAGCCAGTGCCAGGCCCTCACGTCCCCCACCGtccccatctccctgcctgAAGCCCCCGAGGTGGTCGGGGTCTACCTGGACTACGAGGCCGGGCGAGTGGCGTTCTTCGATTCCCGGAGGGAGATCCCGATGTTCACGTACCCTCCGACGTCCTTCGGTGGGGAGcgggtcctgcccctgctctgcctgggcagggggTGCCGGTTCACGCTGCTCCCCTGA